A stretch of Gorilla gorilla gorilla isolate KB3781 chromosome 9, NHGRI_mGorGor1-v2.1_pri, whole genome shotgun sequence DNA encodes these proteins:
- the OR5P3 gene encoding olfactory receptor 5P3 — MGTGNDTTVVEFTLLGLSEDTTVCAILFLVFLGIYIVTLMGNISIIVLIRRSHHLHTPMYNFLCHLAFVDIGYSSSVTPVMLMSFLRKETSLPVAGCVAQLCSVVTFGTAECFLLAAMAYDRYVAICSPLLYSTCMSPGVCIILVGMSYLGGCVNAWTFIGCLLRLSFCGPNKVNHFFCDYSPLLKLACSHDFTFEIIPAISSGSIIVATVCVIAISYIYILITILKMRSTKGRHKAFSTCTSHLTAVTLFYGTITFIYVMPKSSYSTDQNKVVSVFYTVVIPMLNPLIYSLRNKEIKGALKRELRIKIFS; from the coding sequence ATGGGGACTGGAAATGACACCACTGTGGTAGAGTTTACTCTTTTGGGGTTATCTGAGGATACTACAGTTTGTGCTATTTTATTtcttgtgtttctaggaatttatattGTCACCTTAATGGGTAATATCAGCATAATTGTATTGATCAGAAGAAGTCATCATCTTCATACACCCATGTACAATTTCCTCTGCCATTTGGCCTTTGTAGACATTGGGTACTCCTCGTCAGTCACACCTGTCATGCTCATGAGCTTCCTAAGGAAAGAAACCTCTCTCCCTGTTGCTGGTTGCGTGGCCCAGCTCTGTTCTGTAGTGACGTTTGGTACGGCCGAGTGCTTCCTGCTGGCTGCCATGGCCTATGATCGCTATGTGGCCATCTGCTCGCCCCTGCTCTACTCTACCTGCATGTCCCCTGGAGTCTGCATCATCTTAGTGGGCATGTCCTACCTGGGTGGATGTGTGAATGCTTGGACATTCATTGGCTGCTTATTAAGACTGTCCTTCTGTGGGCCAAATAAAGTCAATCACTTTTTCTGTGACTATTCACCACTTTTGAAGCTTGCTTGTTCCCAtgattttacttttgaaataattCCAGCTATCTCTTCTGGATCTATCATTGTGGCCACTGTGTGTGTCATAGCCATATCCTACATCTATATCCTCATCACCATCCTGAAGATGCGCTCCACCAAGGGCCGCCACAAGGCCTTCTCCACCTGTACCTCCCACCTTACTGCAGTCACTCTGTTCTATGGGACCATTACCTTCATTTATGTGATGCCCAAGTCCAGCTACTCAACTGACCAGAACAAGGTGGTGTCTGTGTTCTACACCGTGGTGATTCCCATGTTGAACCCCCTGATCTACAGCCTCAGGAACAAGGAGATTAAGGGGGCTCTGAAGAGAGAgcttagaataaaaatattttcttga